In one window of Primulina tabacum isolate GXHZ01 chromosome 8, ASM2559414v2, whole genome shotgun sequence DNA:
- the LOC142553204 gene encoding surfeit locus protein 1-like, with product MASPFIARNLRRRVGPAVNLKWAPQLSLYSTSAPAISAPNVEQEKKARSIWSKLLLFIPGAVTFGLGAWQIFRRQEKIKMLEFRQSRLGIEPLKGNQILSSAGNHDSLEFRRIQCRGVFDDKKSIYIGPRSRSISGVTENGYYLITPLIPVLGDVESLQSPVLVNRGWVPRSWRDKALRVPEDDRLSSSSSTPTQESAKISWWQFWSNKPKKLEEHDAAVIIVEVLGVIRGSEKPSIFVPPNDPGTSQWFYVDVPAIAQACGLSEKTLYVEAINDNIKASSPYPVPKDANALIHSSVMPQDHLNYTVTWYSLSAAVTFMAIKRLKPRKSRT from the exons ATGGCATCACCTTTCATAGCAAGGAATCTCCGGCGGCGAGTTGGTCCCGCAGTCAATCTTAAGTGGGCACCGCAATTATCTCTGTATTCAACTTCTGCACCTGCCATCTCTGCACCTAATGTAGAACAAG AGAAAAAGGCGAGGTCAATATGGTCGAAGCTACTTCTTTTTATACCGGGTGCCGTTACTTTTGGCCTCGGCGCTTGGCAGATCTTCAGAAGACAAGAAAAG ATAAAAATGCTAGAGTTTCGACAAAGTAGACTTGGAATTGAACCACTTAAAGGCAATCAAATCTTGTCTTCCGCTGGCAACCATGATTCTCTGGAGTTTAGGAGAATACAATGTAGAGGTGTTTTTGATGACAAGAAGTCAATATATATTGGCCCACGTTCAAGGAGCATTTCTGGAGTCACTGAAAATGGATACTACCTTATAACTCCCCTTATTCCAGTCCTTGGTGATGTTGAAAG TCTGCAATCACCTGTGTTAGTCAATAGAGGGTGGGTGCCGCGTAGTTGGAGAGACAAGGCATTGCGTGTACCAGAGGATGATAGACTGTCAAGCAGTTCTTCCACCCCAACTCAAGAGAGTGCAAAAATTTCTTGGTGGCAGTTTTGGTCTAACAAACCAAAAAAACTCGAG GAGCATGATGCAGCTGTCATCATAGTAGAAGTCCTTGGTGTTATACGTGGTAGTGAGAAGCCAAGCATATTTGTGCCACCAAATGATCCTGGTACCTCGCAGTGGTTTTATGTTGATGTTCCAGCAATTGCTCAAGCTTGTGGACTTTCTGAGAAAACACTCTATGTGGAAGCTatcaatgacaatatcaaagcAAGCAGCCCCTACCCTGTTCCAAAGGATGCCAATGCGCTTATTCATAGTTCAGTAATGCCGCAAGATCATCTTAATTATACAGtaacatg GTACTCACTTTCTGCTGCAGTAACATTCATGGCTATCAAGAGACTCAAACCAAGAAAGAGTAGGACGTAG
- the LOC142554447 gene encoding uncharacterized protein At3g17950-like has protein sequence MVLVLVLVAPPSSPSASSLSSSDLDTESTGSFFHDGSTTLGTLMGVNLQAIIFRAASHRENSISAATLGRRSRKPEKVRGVVARQRRRWWMLCGEEEGDDVRRASLGEYLEVERRFGDGSVAVELEEGIVIGQPHNGRDLFADGRVLPPANVVEESSQAAASGSCRFSALVAVDRWCSLCSVL, from the exons ATGGTGTTGGTGTTGGTGTTGGTGGCGCCACCCTCCTCCCCCTCCGCTTCTTCCCTTTCTTCTTCTGATCTCGACACAGAG tCGACAGGATCATTCTTCCACGATGGAAGTACAACACTAGGCACCCTTATGGGCGTGAACCTCCAGGCCATCATCTTCAGGGCCGCATCCCACCGGGAGAATTCCATCTCCGCGGCAACATTGGGCCGGAGGAGCAGGAAACCTGAGAAAGTCCGGGGGGTGGTGGCACGGCAGAGGCGAAGGTGGTGGATGCTTTGTGGGGAAGAAGAGGGTGATGACGTCCGAAGGGCGTCTCTGGGGGAGTATTTGGAAGTGGAGAGGAGGTTTGGAGACGGCAGCGTGGCGGTGGAGCTGGAAGAAGGGATCGTTATAGGACAACCGCATAATGGGCGGGATTTGTTCGCTGATGGGAGGGTATTACCACCGGCGAATGTCGTGGAAGAGTCCTCGCAGGCGGCGGCGTCGGGGAGTTGTAGATTCTCGGCATTGGTGGCGGTGGATCGGTGGTGCAGTTTGTGCAGCGTGTTGTAG